From the Shewanella amazonensis SB2B genome, one window contains:
- a CDS encoding vWA domain-containing protein produces MIHFIRPEWLLLFIPLLPVLWFLNRRQSVSSAWQGYIAPHLARVLLTEGEGRRSGVGLWWLGVAWTVTTLALSGPAITKEPMPVFSAGAARVLVMDMSISMYATDLPPNRLTQARFRAIDLINQLSDGDTALVAYAGEAFVISPLTRDKATLLNLLPSLSPDIMPLLGSSPAAGISLARDLLTQGGHPDGDIVLMTDGLDAVDVADVKRSLKGSPFRLTVYGFGTAQGAPMKLPNGSFVRGNDDNLVLPKLDAELLAGLAQSERGIWQPSTLDGSDVSRLVKWLSREGEATDTELTGDTWQDLGPYLALLLLLPALLSFRRGVLASMLLPAMLALSLSSQEAEASIWQTPDQQAMEAFRQKDFTTAANEFEREDWKAAAHYRAGDYEAALKGFEQDSSAAGLYNQGNALMQLGRYDEAAKRYQKALEQQPDMEDAKRNAALAKALQEMQESQQEKQGQDGQSSSDDSQQQNSQSQQQNSQQSGTEQGQDSEQGAENNNGDQSQSSPQSGDEGSQSAQDGQSPGESQQQHESQQNESQQNESQQGDAAQETTSADDVANQGSSDSKSEDTNNSESDSGKGDGNNDAPMSADINAEQPKAPAPNGESAVSSGSTEADEQTSPAEQAGSQTVAELAEGESEADAEQAQVGVIDPSLKESDLPPEMLRALKSVNDDPSVLLRNKMQLEYQLRRARGEHRQEKEKW; encoded by the coding sequence ATGATCCACTTTATCCGGCCTGAATGGCTGCTCTTGTTTATCCCGCTGCTGCCTGTGCTGTGGTTTTTAAACCGACGCCAAAGCGTATCCTCTGCCTGGCAGGGCTATATCGCGCCCCACCTCGCCAGAGTGCTGCTAACCGAGGGCGAAGGGCGCCGTTCAGGCGTCGGTCTGTGGTGGCTCGGCGTTGCCTGGACTGTAACCACCCTCGCTCTTTCCGGTCCGGCCATCACCAAGGAGCCCATGCCAGTGTTCTCAGCCGGTGCGGCCAGGGTATTGGTTATGGATATGTCCATTTCCATGTATGCCACCGATTTGCCACCGAATCGATTAACTCAGGCCAGATTTCGCGCCATCGACCTGATAAATCAGCTCAGCGACGGTGACACGGCGCTGGTCGCCTATGCGGGGGAGGCCTTTGTCATCAGCCCACTCACCCGCGATAAGGCCACCCTACTCAATCTGCTGCCCTCACTCAGCCCCGACATCATGCCGCTGCTGGGCTCATCTCCCGCCGCCGGCATTAGCCTTGCCAGAGATCTGCTGACCCAGGGCGGACATCCCGACGGCGACATAGTGCTGATGACTGACGGCCTTGATGCCGTGGACGTGGCAGATGTGAAGCGGTCACTGAAAGGCAGCCCGTTTCGGTTAACGGTTTATGGTTTTGGTACTGCGCAGGGTGCGCCCATGAAGCTGCCCAATGGCAGTTTCGTGAGAGGCAATGACGACAATCTGGTGCTGCCCAAGCTGGACGCCGAGCTTTTAGCCGGATTGGCCCAGTCAGAGCGCGGCATTTGGCAGCCATCAACCCTGGATGGCTCTGATGTCAGTCGCCTCGTTAAGTGGTTATCGCGGGAAGGCGAAGCCACTGATACAGAGCTCACCGGCGACACCTGGCAGGATTTGGGGCCATATCTCGCCCTGTTGCTGCTGTTGCCTGCCCTGCTGAGTTTTCGCCGGGGCGTGCTGGCGTCAATGCTGTTGCCGGCGATGCTGGCACTTTCCCTGAGCAGCCAAGAAGCCGAGGCCAGTATCTGGCAAACCCCGGACCAACAGGCCATGGAGGCATTTCGGCAGAAAGACTTTACCACCGCCGCCAATGAATTCGAGCGGGAAGATTGGAAAGCTGCCGCCCATTACCGGGCCGGTGACTATGAAGCGGCGCTGAAGGGCTTTGAGCAAGATAGCAGTGCTGCGGGTCTTTATAATCAGGGCAATGCCTTGATGCAGCTGGGTCGTTACGATGAAGCGGCGAAGCGCTATCAAAAAGCACTTGAGCAACAACCGGATATGGAAGATGCCAAGCGCAATGCTGCCCTCGCCAAGGCGCTCCAGGAGATGCAAGAATCTCAGCAAGAAAAACAAGGTCAGGATGGACAGTCCTCATCTGACGACTCACAGCAGCAAAACTCTCAGTCACAGCAGCAAAACTCGCAGCAATCTGGCACAGAGCAAGGCCAGGACTCGGAGCAAGGCGCTGAAAACAACAATGGAGATCAGTCGCAAAGCAGCCCACAGTCAGGAGACGAGGGCTCGCAAAGTGCCCAGGACGGACAAAGCCCCGGCGAATCACAGCAACAACACGAAAGCCAGCAAAACGAAAGCCAGCAAAACGAAAGTCAGCAAGGCGATGCCGCGCAGGAGACAACCTCCGCTGACGACGTGGCAAACCAAGGCAGCTCTGATTCAAAAAGCGAAGACACAAATAACAGCGAGTCAGACAGCGGCAAGGGCGATGGCAATAACGACGCGCCCATGAGTGCCGATATCAACGCAGAGCAGCCAAAAGCGCCAGCTCCCAACGGTGAGTCTGCCGTGAGCAGTGGCAGCACTGAGGCCGATGAGCAAACCAGTCCAGCCGAGCAGGCTGGCAGCCAGACAGTCGCAGAGCTCGCCGAGGGCGAGTCAGAAGCGGATGCAGAGCAAGCTCAGGTGGGCGTGATAGATCCCAGCCTGAAAGAATCAGATCTGCCGCCGGAGATGCTGAGGGCGCTAAAATCCGTAAACGACGACCCCTCTGTACTGCTTCGCAATAAGATGCAATTGGAATATCAACTTCGCCGCGCCCGCGGTGAACACAGACAGGAAAAAGAAAAGTGGTAA
- a CDS encoding AAA family ATPase: protein MPLSRFQALRKYLNTLILGQPVLTENLLIALVANGHLLVEGPPGLAKTRAVKALCDGVEGDFHRIQFTPDLLPADLTGTDIYRAQTGTFEFESGPIFHNLILADEINRAPAKVQSALLEAMAEGQVTVGKKSYKLPKFFLVMATQNPLENEGTYPLPEAQLDRFLMHLNLDYPDAQTERLILKLSRNEALQGELPSVEPIAQADIFEARTEALELYLAEPLEQYIVDIIMATREGHKYSEELGNWLDYGVSPRASQALERCARARAWLDGRDFVSPEDIQAVAPNVLRHRLLLSFRAQAEGVSADAVIDHILSQVAVP from the coding sequence ATGCCTTTGAGCCGTTTTCAAGCCTTAAGAAAATACCTGAACACCCTGATTTTGGGTCAGCCTGTTCTCACGGAAAACCTGCTTATTGCGCTGGTAGCCAATGGTCACCTGTTGGTAGAAGGTCCACCGGGCCTGGCCAAGACCCGCGCAGTCAAAGCCTTGTGTGATGGGGTGGAGGGCGACTTTCATCGCATTCAGTTTACGCCGGATCTGCTGCCCGCTGATTTGACCGGTACCGATATCTACCGTGCCCAGACAGGCACCTTCGAATTTGAGTCCGGTCCTATCTTCCACAATCTTATCCTTGCCGATGAAATCAACCGGGCGCCCGCCAAGGTACAATCGGCTCTGCTGGAAGCCATGGCCGAAGGTCAGGTCACTGTGGGCAAGAAGAGCTATAAACTGCCCAAATTCTTTTTGGTCATGGCCACCCAAAACCCGCTGGAAAACGAAGGCACCTACCCCCTGCCCGAGGCACAACTCGACCGCTTTTTGATGCATCTGAATCTTGACTACCCCGATGCCCAAACCGAGAGGCTCATCCTTAAGTTGTCGCGAAACGAGGCCCTGCAAGGCGAGTTGCCCTCGGTCGAGCCCATAGCGCAGGCAGACATCTTTGAGGCCCGTACAGAAGCTTTGGAGCTCTATCTGGCGGAGCCGCTGGAGCAATATATCGTCGACATCATCATGGCGACCCGTGAGGGCCATAAGTACAGCGAAGAGCTGGGCAACTGGCTCGATTATGGTGTCAGCCCCAGGGCCAGTCAGGCGCTGGAACGTTGTGCCCGCGCACGTGCTTGGCTCGATGGTCGCGATTTTGTGTCACCGGAAGACATTCAGGCCGTCGCCCCCAATGTGCTGCGCCACCGTTTGCTGCTCAGTTTCCGGGCGCAGGCCGAAGGTGTCAGTGCCGATGCGGTGATTGACCATATTTTGTCACAGGTGGCTGTGCCCTGA
- a CDS encoding DUF58 domain-containing protein, whose protein sequence is MRAPKSERKASALSLPLFADGVHLDTPELLACQELARALPDVRSQARASMAGHRASQIKGRGMEFAEVRQYQKGDDVRTIDWRVTARTGKTHTKLFVEERERPVLLLVDLSHSLYFGSTLMLQAVQLCHLATTLGWRAIGHGDRIGALIASEHEHLELKPRSRKSGMLQLISALTEVHRHQLTAFDAMPRDPEHLLRACQRLERIAKPGSLIWLLSDGSGFSESCVGPLMNLKRHCELGAFLVTDPLRDGRLPLADNLALPVREAGKEKLLDRRGYQAWLERQKEQTRAFEHLTLRLGIPLKTIDSGQPLSAQLDILR, encoded by the coding sequence ATGCGAGCCCCAAAATCAGAGCGTAAAGCCTCTGCACTGTCCCTGCCGCTCTTTGCCGATGGGGTGCATCTGGATACCCCGGAGCTTTTGGCCTGCCAGGAGCTGGCCAGGGCACTGCCGGATGTGCGCAGTCAGGCCCGCGCCAGTATGGCTGGCCACAGGGCCAGTCAAATCAAAGGCAGGGGGATGGAGTTTGCCGAAGTGCGCCAGTATCAGAAAGGCGATGATGTGCGCACTATCGACTGGCGTGTTACCGCCCGCACCGGCAAGACACACACCAAACTCTTTGTGGAAGAGCGTGAACGCCCCGTGCTGCTTCTGGTGGATTTAAGCCACAGCCTCTATTTTGGCTCCACCCTGATGCTGCAGGCAGTTCAGCTGTGTCATTTGGCCACAACCCTCGGCTGGCGGGCCATAGGCCATGGCGATCGCATCGGCGCTCTTATCGCAAGCGAACATGAGCACCTGGAACTCAAGCCCAGAAGCCGTAAATCCGGCATGTTGCAGCTCATCAGCGCGCTGACCGAAGTGCATCGTCATCAGTTAACCGCCTTTGATGCGATGCCCAGAGACCCAGAGCATTTGCTGCGGGCCTGCCAGCGTCTGGAGCGTATCGCCAAACCCGGCTCACTGATTTGGCTTTTGTCTGATGGCTCTGGCTTCAGCGAGTCCTGTGTCGGCCCACTGATGAACCTGAAACGCCACTGCGAGCTTGGCGCATTTCTGGTTACAGATCCTCTCCGTGATGGACGCCTTCCTCTGGCCGACAATCTGGCACTGCCGGTACGGGAAGCCGGCAAAGAGAAACTACTCGACCGCAGAGGCTATCAGGCATGGCTTGAGCGGCAAAAGGAGCAGACCAGGGCGTTTGAACATCTCACTCTGCGGCTGGGCATCCCCCTGAAAACCATTGATTCGGGCCAACCTCTCTCGGCTCAATTGGACATATTGCGTTAA
- a CDS encoding vWA domain-containing protein encodes MLTLAFPWLLLLLPLPLLIKPVQRQTRGGFLHLPGSADLVADVSKSTPKARDMLKWLMWTALVLAVARPQWLGDPIELPSKGRDLMVAVDLSGSMQIEDMVLDNKTVDRFTLVQHVVSDFIERRVGDRIGLILFGDHAYLQSPMTQDRRSVAQYLREAQIGLVGKQTAIGESIALAVKRFENLEESNRVLVLLTDGTNNAGSISPDKAAAIAAERKVTIYTIGVGAEMMERRSFFGRDRVNPSMDLDEEQLQRIANATQGKYFRARSSEDLAAIYQEIDKLEPVSRDTQSFRPKQELFFYPLALALFLSLLAALREGGLFASGRNAP; translated from the coding sequence ATGTTGACCCTGGCATTCCCCTGGCTCCTTTTGCTGCTGCCATTACCGCTTTTGATAAAGCCGGTTCAGCGCCAAACTCGGGGTGGATTTCTTCATTTGCCCGGTAGCGCCGATCTGGTCGCCGATGTCAGTAAAAGCACACCCAAAGCAAGGGATATGCTCAAGTGGCTGATGTGGACAGCGCTGGTGCTTGCGGTCGCCCGCCCGCAGTGGCTTGGCGACCCCATAGAGCTGCCGAGTAAAGGGCGAGACTTGATGGTTGCGGTGGACCTTTCAGGCTCAATGCAAATCGAAGACATGGTGCTGGACAACAAAACTGTGGACAGGTTTACCCTGGTTCAGCATGTAGTGAGCGACTTTATTGAACGCAGGGTCGGCGACCGTATCGGGCTTATCCTGTTTGGCGATCACGCTTACCTGCAATCGCCCATGACACAGGACAGGCGCTCCGTCGCCCAGTATCTGCGTGAAGCCCAAATCGGCTTGGTTGGCAAGCAAACTGCTATCGGCGAGTCCATTGCGCTGGCGGTGAAGCGATTTGAAAACCTTGAAGAAAGTAACAGAGTGCTGGTACTGCTCACCGACGGCACCAACAACGCAGGCAGTATTTCACCAGACAAAGCCGCTGCCATTGCCGCCGAACGCAAGGTCACCATTTATACCATAGGCGTCGGGGCAGAGATGATGGAGCGGCGCAGCTTTTTCGGCCGCGACAGAGTCAACCCATCGATGGATCTGGATGAAGAGCAGCTTCAGCGCATTGCCAATGCCACCCAAGGCAAGTATTTCAGAGCCCGCAGCAGTGAGGATCTTGCCGCTATCTATCAGGAAATCGACAAACTCGAGCCCGTGAGCCGCGATACCCAGAGTTTCAGACCCAAGCAGGAGCTGTTTTTCTATCCCCTTGCCCTCGCCTTATTCTTGAGCCTATTGGCGGCGCTGCGGGAAGGCGGTCTGTTTGCTTCCGGGAGGAATGCGCCATGA
- the fadI gene encoding acetyl-CoA C-acyltransferase FadI, whose amino-acid sequence MSDRQQVTNARGERIAIVSGLRTPFAKQATAFHGVSALDMGKMVVNELLSRSELDPKLVEQLVYGQVVQMPAAPNIAREIVLGTGMNVATDAYSVTRACATSFQSTVNIAESIMTGNIEIGIAGGADSSSVLPIGVSKKLAHALVDLTKARTFGQKLAIFRRLGIKDLLPVPPAVAEYSTGLSMGQTAEQMAKTHGISRADQDAMAHRSHTLAAQTWASGVMKNEVMVAHVPPYNQFIEKDNNIRESSDLASYAKLRPVFDRKHGSVTAANSTPLTDGASALLLMSEGRAKALGYTPIGYIKSYAFAAIDVWEDMLMGPSYATPMALKRAGMQLEDLTLIEMHEAFAAQALANMKMFASKKFAEEKLGQNRAIGEIDMSKFNVLGGSLAYGHPFAATGARLITQMCNELKRRGGGVGLTTACAAGGLGAAMILEVE is encoded by the coding sequence ATGAGTGACAGACAACAGGTAACCAATGCCAGAGGCGAGCGTATTGCCATCGTCTCGGGCCTGAGAACCCCTTTTGCCAAGCAGGCGACTGCATTCCATGGGGTTTCAGCCCTGGACATGGGCAAGATGGTGGTGAACGAACTCTTAAGCCGCAGCGAGCTTGATCCCAAGCTGGTTGAACAGCTGGTCTATGGCCAGGTAGTACAAATGCCGGCTGCGCCGAACATTGCCCGCGAAATCGTGTTGGGTACCGGCATGAATGTGGCTACCGATGCTTACAGCGTTACCCGCGCCTGTGCCACCAGTTTCCAATCAACAGTCAACATCGCCGAAAGCATCATGACCGGCAATATTGAAATTGGTATTGCCGGTGGCGCTGACTCTTCTTCTGTATTGCCTATCGGAGTGTCCAAAAAACTGGCCCATGCCCTGGTTGACCTGACCAAGGCCAGAACATTTGGTCAGAAACTGGCAATTTTTAGACGCCTGGGTATCAAAGACCTGCTGCCAGTGCCGCCTGCGGTGGCCGAATACTCCACTGGCCTTTCCATGGGGCAGACGGCTGAACAGATGGCCAAGACTCACGGTATCAGCCGTGCGGATCAGGACGCTATGGCGCACCGCTCTCACACCCTTGCCGCCCAAACCTGGGCCTCCGGCGTGATGAAAAACGAAGTAATGGTGGCCCACGTGCCGCCATACAACCAGTTCATTGAAAAAGACAACAATATCCGCGAAAGCTCGGATCTGGCATCGTACGCCAAGCTGCGTCCGGTGTTTGACCGCAAGCACGGCAGCGTCACTGCCGCCAACAGTACACCTTTGACCGACGGTGCCTCAGCACTCTTGCTGATGAGCGAAGGTCGTGCCAAGGCGCTGGGGTACACCCCAATCGGTTACATCAAGAGTTATGCCTTTGCCGCCATCGATGTGTGGGAAGACATGTTGATGGGGCCTTCCTATGCCACGCCCATGGCGCTTAAGCGTGCCGGTATGCAGCTTGAAGACCTGACGCTGATTGAAATGCATGAAGCCTTTGCGGCTCAGGCTCTTGCCAATATGAAGATGTTTGCATCCAAGAAGTTTGCCGAAGAAAAGCTTGGTCAAAATCGTGCGATCGGTGAAATCGACATGAGCAAATTCAACGTGCTGGGTGGCTCCCTGGCCTATGGCCATCCCTTTGCGGCAACCGGCGCCCGTTTGATTACCCAGATGTGTAACGAGCTTAAGCGACGCGGCGGCGGTGTGGGTCTGACTACCGCCTGTGCGGCTGGTGGTCTGGGTGCGGCAATGATCCTGGAAGTGGAGTAA
- the fadJ gene encoding fatty acid oxidation complex subunit alpha FadJ — MEKTFSLSRRDDGIALLTMDVPGETMNTLKAQFAPEITAILQEIKADSSIKGLVLISGKADSFVAGADISMLDACETAEDARLLSRQGHHVFAELEGLNIPVVAAIHGACLGGGLELALACHQRVCSDSSKTMLGVPEVQLGLLPGGGGTQRLPRLIGIAKALDLMLTGKQVRPKQAVKMGLVDDVVPESILLDTAIEMALAGKKTRKPLKQPLVTKLLEGTPVGRNIMFDQATKQVLKKTQGNYPSPLKIIDCVREGMAKGMEKGLEVEAAHFGALVATPESAALRSIFFATTEMKKETGAGDAKPRKVAKAVVLGGGLMGGGIASVTTTKAKVPVRVKDISDKGLSNALGYAYKLLDKGVKRRHMTSAERDKLMALMTTTTEYRGVKDADIVVEAVFEDLNLKHQMVRDIERECGEHTIFASNTSSLPITQIAAAASRPENVIGLHYFSPVEKMPLVEVIAHEKTSPETIATTVAFARKQGKTPIVVKDCAGFYVNRILALYMNEAAQLLLEGQAVDHLDKALVKFGFPVGPMTLLDEVGIDVGAKISPILEKELGERFKAPAAFDKLMADDRKGRKNGKGFYLYGKAAKKGKKVDESVYSLLGLTPATGKEAGEIAERCVVQMLNEAVRCLEEGIIASPRDGDIGAIFGIGFPPFLGGPFRYMDTLGAAKMVRLLEGYQSKYGDRFAPAALLKAMAAEGKTFY, encoded by the coding sequence ATGGAAAAGACTTTTAGCCTAAGCCGCCGTGACGACGGCATCGCGCTGCTGACCATGGATGTGCCCGGTGAAACCATGAACACCCTGAAGGCGCAGTTTGCTCCGGAGATCACCGCGATATTGCAGGAAATCAAAGCGGATAGCAGCATCAAGGGCCTGGTTCTGATTTCCGGCAAAGCCGACTCCTTTGTGGCCGGTGCCGATATTTCCATGTTGGATGCCTGTGAAACCGCAGAAGACGCAAGATTGCTGTCCCGTCAGGGTCACCACGTGTTTGCCGAGTTGGAAGGGCTGAATATTCCGGTGGTGGCCGCCATTCATGGTGCCTGCCTTGGTGGTGGTTTGGAGTTGGCACTGGCATGCCATCAGCGGGTGTGCAGCGACAGCAGCAAAACCATGCTTGGCGTGCCGGAAGTGCAGTTAGGCCTGCTGCCCGGCGGCGGTGGAACCCAGCGTTTGCCGCGCTTGATTGGTATTGCCAAGGCGCTCGATTTGATGCTTACCGGTAAGCAGGTGCGCCCCAAGCAGGCCGTCAAAATGGGGCTGGTGGATGATGTAGTGCCCGAGTCCATTCTGCTCGATACCGCCATTGAGATGGCGTTAGCCGGTAAAAAGACCCGCAAGCCATTGAAGCAACCGCTGGTGACCAAACTTTTGGAAGGCACGCCTGTTGGTCGCAACATCATGTTCGATCAGGCCACCAAGCAAGTTCTGAAAAAGACGCAGGGCAACTATCCATCACCACTGAAAATTATTGATTGCGTGCGGGAAGGTATGGCCAAGGGCATGGAGAAAGGCCTGGAAGTCGAAGCGGCGCACTTTGGCGCCTTGGTGGCTACCCCTGAGTCCGCGGCGCTGCGCTCTATTTTCTTTGCGACCACCGAAATGAAAAAAGAAACCGGTGCCGGAGATGCCAAGCCCCGCAAGGTGGCCAAAGCCGTGGTGCTGGGTGGCGGTCTGATGGGCGGCGGTATTGCCTCTGTTACAACCACCAAGGCTAAAGTGCCTGTGCGGGTGAAGGATATCAGCGATAAGGGCCTGTCCAATGCCCTTGGCTACGCGTATAAACTGCTGGATAAGGGCGTGAAGCGCCGCCATATGACGAGCGCAGAGCGTGACAAGTTGATGGCATTGATGACCACCACCACTGAATATCGTGGTGTGAAGGATGCCGATATCGTGGTCGAAGCGGTATTTGAAGACCTGAATCTCAAACATCAGATGGTGCGCGATATTGAGAGAGAATGTGGCGAGCACACCATTTTTGCCTCCAACACCTCGTCTTTGCCTATTACCCAAATCGCGGCGGCGGCCAGCCGTCCTGAAAATGTGATTGGTCTGCATTACTTCTCGCCGGTGGAAAAAATGCCGCTGGTAGAAGTGATTGCCCATGAGAAGACATCGCCAGAGACCATTGCAACCACAGTAGCCTTTGCCCGTAAGCAGGGGAAAACCCCGATTGTGGTTAAGGACTGTGCCGGTTTTTATGTGAACCGTATTTTGGCGCTCTACATGAATGAGGCCGCTCAGCTCTTATTGGAAGGGCAGGCAGTTGATCATTTGGACAAGGCACTGGTGAAGTTTGGTTTCCCTGTTGGTCCCATGACCTTGCTGGATGAAGTGGGCATTGATGTGGGCGCCAAGATTTCGCCCATTCTTGAAAAAGAGTTAGGTGAGCGGTTCAAGGCTCCGGCTGCGTTTGACAAACTCATGGCCGACGATCGCAAAGGTCGTAAAAACGGTAAGGGTTTCTACCTGTACGGTAAAGCCGCCAAAAAAGGTAAAAAAGTCGACGAAAGTGTTTACAGCTTGCTTGGCTTAACACCGGCAACCGGTAAAGAAGCCGGTGAAATCGCCGAGCGTTGTGTGGTGCAGATGCTTAATGAAGCGGTTCGCTGCCTGGAGGAAGGCATAATTGCATCTCCACGTGATGGTGATATTGGCGCTATCTTTGGCATTGGTTTCCCGCCGTTCCTGGGGGGGCCTTTCCGTTATATGGATACTTTGGGCGCCGCTAAGATGGTAAGACTGCTGGAAGGTTATCAGAGCAAGTATGGTGACAGGTTTGCACCAGCAGCACTGCTTAAAGCCATGGCCGCAGAGGGCAAAACCTTTTATTAA
- a CDS encoding BatD family protein, which produces MVRNLILGLTLFFFTLPGWALNRIEATVDKNPVGRDESLVLTVIADDEVEANRLDTSALLRNFLVGRTSVSRSTRIINFNSEKETRWQVLLTPRTTGTLTIPAFTIDGVSSAPITVEVSEQDKVNRDAQYLYVEGELLTPSVHVGQLALYKVKLFLGLDLQRGELSAPKMAGAQIKQLGEDKDGSDIVDGRRFRVIERMYGIIPDKAGTLTLQAPVFEGDVLVPAPRNGGMFNFNESRPMRTAGKDAAIEVLDKPEGWQGHWLVANLVALKDEFPSDIEEFTVGTPITRSITLLASNADETSLPSLNLPLPAELKSYPEKPETKSFLREGQLVAQLRLTQAIVPTEVGTFELPAIEVPWWNPHLKRREIATIPSRTIRVTGPAPAAPLPAATEAAAPAATYWPWLTAFLALGWLATALGWTMSAKRTSQQPVASIEPQSQDATELRQQLARACQGSDGSAMLSAAADYLSARYGTNITLDKASALSEPLGKALGQIQRARFGQHNAGNEVPDGGALMVAIETLERENRPNSTASLGSLNP; this is translated from the coding sequence GTGGTAAGGAATCTGATACTGGGACTCACCCTGTTTTTTTTCACCCTCCCGGGCTGGGCACTGAACCGGATAGAGGCCACCGTGGATAAAAATCCGGTGGGCCGGGACGAGAGCCTGGTTCTTACTGTGATTGCCGATGATGAAGTAGAAGCCAATCGTCTCGACACCTCGGCGCTGCTGCGTAACTTTTTAGTGGGCCGCACCAGCGTCAGCCGCTCCACCCGTATCATCAACTTCAACAGTGAAAAAGAAACCCGCTGGCAAGTACTGCTGACACCGCGAACCACGGGCACCCTCACTATCCCGGCATTTACCATTGACGGCGTATCCTCAGCCCCCATTACGGTGGAAGTCTCTGAGCAGGACAAGGTTAACCGTGATGCCCAGTACCTCTATGTTGAGGGCGAGCTGCTCACCCCCAGCGTGCATGTGGGCCAGTTGGCATTGTACAAAGTCAAACTCTTTCTGGGCCTGGACCTGCAGCGGGGCGAACTGTCAGCGCCAAAAATGGCAGGCGCTCAAATTAAGCAGCTCGGTGAAGACAAAGATGGCAGCGACATTGTCGATGGCCGCCGATTTCGGGTGATCGAAAGGATGTACGGCATTATCCCCGATAAAGCAGGCACCCTCACCCTGCAGGCACCGGTGTTTGAAGGGGATGTACTGGTGCCCGCCCCCCGTAACGGCGGTATGTTCAACTTTAACGAAAGCCGTCCCATGCGTACCGCAGGCAAAGACGCCGCTATCGAGGTGCTCGATAAACCAGAGGGATGGCAAGGACATTGGCTCGTAGCCAATCTGGTGGCACTGAAAGATGAGTTTCCTTCTGATATTGAGGAGTTTACCGTGGGTACCCCCATTACCCGCAGCATCACCCTGCTCGCATCCAATGCCGATGAAACCAGCCTGCCAAGCCTCAATCTGCCGCTGCCAGCAGAGCTTAAGTCCTATCCGGAAAAGCCCGAGACCAAAAGCTTTTTACGGGAAGGCCAGTTGGTGGCGCAGCTGAGACTAACCCAAGCCATAGTGCCCACCGAAGTGGGAACCTTTGAACTTCCCGCCATCGAAGTTCCCTGGTGGAATCCCCATTTGAAGCGGCGTGAAATCGCCACGATTCCAAGCCGAACCATCAGAGTTACGGGGCCAGCGCCCGCTGCACCTTTGCCCGCGGCTACCGAGGCAGCAGCACCTGCAGCCACATACTGGCCCTGGCTGACAGCCTTTTTGGCGCTGGGCTGGCTTGCCACGGCGCTGGGCTGGACGATGAGCGCAAAACGTACATCGCAGCAGCCAGTGGCATCTATTGAGCCGCAATCTCAGGATGCGACTGAACTCAGGCAACAGCTCGCCAGGGCGTGTCAGGGGTCAGATGGCAGTGCCATGTTAAGTGCGGCCGCCGACTACCTGTCGGCCCGTTACGGGACTAACATTACCCTCGATAAAGCCAGCGCATTGTCCGAACCACTCGGGAAGGCGCTTGGCCAGATACAACGCGCCCGCTTTGGTCAGCACAACGCAGGCAATGAGGTACCTGACGGCGGCGCTCTGATGGTGGCCATAGAAACTTTGGAGAGAGAAAACCGTCCCAACTCAACGGCCTCGCTCGGCAGTCTCAATCCCTGA
- a CDS encoding DUF4381 domain-containing protein, producing MLAQMKDIQLPPEVSAWPPAPWVWPALAILLGILALGFWRWRKYRAEKQALLKPRAEALALLAQLSPTEPGFALALSALLKRVAMRYYPREQIASLTGHAWAEFLATQHPTPQGSDVFQQMAQAAYRQAPLAAVDAEAMKQQAQLWIASLPHKSSAADTISGELKAC from the coding sequence ATGCTTGCACAAATGAAAGACATTCAGCTGCCGCCAGAGGTGTCAGCCTGGCCACCCGCACCCTGGGTATGGCCCGCCCTGGCAATTCTGCTTGGCATATTGGCACTGGGATTCTGGCGCTGGCGTAAATACAGGGCAGAGAAACAGGCATTGCTCAAACCCAGAGCCGAAGCCCTTGCTTTGCTAGCCCAGCTCTCACCCACAGAGCCGGGGTTTGCGCTCGCGCTCTCAGCGCTGCTCAAACGCGTGGCCATGCGCTATTACCCAAGGGAGCAAATCGCTTCACTAACGGGGCATGCCTGGGCCGAGTTTCTCGCCACGCAGCACCCCACACCACAAGGGTCAGATGTATTTCAGCAGATGGCTCAAGCCGCGTATCGGCAAGCCCCCCTCGCTGCTGTTGATGCCGAGGCCATGAAACAGCAGGCACAATTGTGGATAGCCTCCCTACCCCACAAGTCATCGGCAGCTGACACCATCTCCGGGGAACTCAAGGCATGTTGA